The DNA region AGCTGGCACATCGCCGGCGTCGCGGATTTCGACGGGAATCTCAAGGACGACATCCTGTGGTGGAACGACAATGGCGCCGTGTCGATCTGGAACAATGGGGACATCAACCAGGCGCATGTCGTTGCACCGGCGGGAGCCGTTCCCGCCGGCTGGCACGTCGCCGGCACGGGTGACTTCGATGCCGACGGCAAAGCCGATATCCTCTGGCGCAACGACAACGGCGCACTATCGATCTGGGATGGCGGCCAGATCGGAAGCGCCCACATCGTCGCGGCGGCAGGCGTAGTGCCGACGGACTGGCACGTGGTCGGTACCGGCGATTTCGATGGGAATGGCCACACCGACATTCTCTGGCAGAACGACAACGGTGCCGTTTCGATCTGGGATAACGGTACGATCGCCGGCGCTCATGTCATTGCCGCAGCCGGCACCGTCGCCACCAGTTGGCATGTCGCAGGCACCGGCGATTTCGACGGCAACGGCCACAGCGATATCGTTTGGCGCAACGATAACGGCATGGCATCGATCTGGGACAACGGAAACCTGGCCAACGCGCACATCATCGCGGCGGCGGGGGCTGTTCCTGCGGGGTGGCACATCGTCTAGGCGAGCCGCTTATCCACCAATTGCAGGTTGGCGCGTCCCTAACGAACTCTCGGTCGACGCGCCCGGACCGTCACTGCCGCCGTCGCGGCCCCGGAGCGGCGGGGGCCTGGGCTGGCGCGGGCTCCGGTGTGCTGTTGTTGCTGCCGCCGAAGATCACCCGGCTCGGATTGCGGTCGAAATTGTTGACGGCGCGGCTGATGTCGCCGAGCGTCCTGCGACCGTCGGTGATCAGCAGGTTGGAGCGCTTGTCGAGATCCTCGGCCAGCTCGCGGATCGACTTCACCATCAGGTTGAGCTCGCTGCCATTGCTGCCGCCGGCGATCGCGTTCAGCCCGAGCATCAGATTGTCGGCCTTGCCCATCACGCCGTCGACCTTGAGCATGACCCCGTCGATCTTCTCGGAGTTGCGCGCCAAGGCCTGGGTGAAGGTCTCGAGGTTCTTCAGCGAGTTCTTCACCGACTGCTGGTTGTCGGCGACGATGCGGTTGACGTTCTGCAGGGTGGCGCGGATCGCCTCGGTGACGTCCTGCAGCGCGTTCGGGTCGGCGGTCAGGACCGGGATGCCGTCCTCATCGAGCGGCACCGGCGGGGCGGCCTCCTCGCCGCCCTTGAGCGAGATCGCGGCGACGCCGGTGAGGCCCTGGAATTCGAGGCCGACCACGGTGTCCTTGCGCAGCGGCGCGTTGTTCTCGATCATCGCCAGCGCGACCACGCGCCTGGGGTTGTCGAGCTTGACCGAGACGACTTCCCCTATCCGAATACCGTTGAAATTGACGTTGCCACCGTTGCGCAGGCCCGACGCCGGGCCCTCGAAGATCACCCGCAGCGGGCTGCGCTGCTTGGTGGTGTGCAGGCTCTGAAACCACAGCACGAAGCCGAACGCCGCGGCGATCACCGCCAGCGTGAAGGCTCCGATCAGGACGTAGTTCGCCCGCGTCTCCATCGATTACTCCCAGGCCCTCGCGCAGCTCGGCTGCATCAGGGCCCGTCGAACTCCCGGTTGGCGCATGATTTCGTCCGGAAACCGGTCTCCAAGGTTCAGGATCATGCGCTAGGCCACAACGGCGCGGGCGCGCTTGCCGTTGAAATATTGCTGCAGCCAAGGATGCTGCGATGCCTTCATGTCGGCGATCGATCCTGCAGCAATGATCTTACCGTTCCCTAAAACGGCGATACGGTCGCACGCGGTATAAAGGCTGTCGAGGTCGTGGGTTACCATGAAAACGGTCAGCCCCAAAGTGCGCTGCAGGGTGCGCACCAGCTCGTCGAAGTCGCCGGCGCCGATCGGATCGAGGCCCGAGGTCGGCTCGTCGAGGAACACGAGCTCGGGATCGAGCGCGAGCGCGCGCGCCAGCGCGACGCGCTTGATCATGCCGCCCGACAGCTCCGACGGATAGCGATCGGCGACCTCCGGCTTCAGGCCGACCATCACGAGCTTCGCCACCATGATCTCGTCCATCAACCGCTGCGAGACCCTTAAGTATTCGCGCACCGGAAACTGGATGTTCTGCCGCACCGTGAGCGAGGAGAACAGCGCGCCTTGCTGGAACAGGATGCCCCAGCGCCGTTCGACGCCGCGGCGCTGCGAGGAGCTCGCGGCATCGAGATCGACGCCGAACACCTCGATGCGGCCGGCGACCTTCGGCACCAGCCCGATGATGGTGCGCGTCAGGACCGACTTGCCGGCGCCGGACGGGCCGACGAAGCCGAGGATCTCGCCGCGCTTGACGTCGAGGTTGAGACCGTCGAGCACCCGCGTCTTGCCGAACTGCACGGTGACATCGCGGACCCGGATGATGGCGTCGACCTCTTGCTGTTCCGCCATGGTCACATCCCGATCGCGGCGAAGAAGATCGCGAACACGCCGTCCATCACGATCACGAAGAAGATTCCCTTCACCACCGATGCGGTGGTGTGCTGACCGAGCGATTCCGCCGAGCCCTGCACGGCAAGGCCCTCGACACAGGCGACGATGCCGATCACCGCGGCCATCACCGGCGCCTTGACCAGGCCGACGATGAAATGGTTGATCGATATGGCATCACGAAGGCGCAGCAAAAACGCTTCCGGATCGACGCCACCATAGAGCCAGGCCACCAGGCCGCCGCCATAGAGCGCGGCCATCGCACCGAGGAAGGCGAGGATCGGGAGCGCCAGCACCAGTGCCAGCATGCGCGGCAGGATCAAGACCTCGATCGGATCGAAGCCCATGGTGCGCAGCGCGTCGATCTCCTCGCGCATCTTCATCGAGCCGAGCTCGGCGGTGTAG from Bradyrhizobium genosp. L includes:
- a CDS encoding MlaD family protein, producing the protein METRANYVLIGAFTLAVIAAAFGFVLWFQSLHTTKQRSPLRVIFEGPASGLRNGGNVNFNGIRIGEVVSVKLDNPRRVVALAMIENNAPLRKDTVVGLEFQGLTGVAAISLKGGEEAAPPVPLDEDGIPVLTADPNALQDVTEAIRATLQNVNRIVADNQQSVKNSLKNLETFTQALARNSEKIDGVMLKVDGVMGKADNLMLGLNAIAGGSNGSELNLMVKSIRELAEDLDKRSNLLITDGRRTLGDISRAVNNFDRNPSRVIFGGSNNSTPEPAPAQAPAAPGPRRRQ
- a CDS encoding ABC transporter ATP-binding protein — translated: MAEQQEVDAIIRVRDVTVQFGKTRVLDGLNLDVKRGEILGFVGPSGAGKSVLTRTIIGLVPKVAGRIEVFGVDLDAASSSQRRGVERRWGILFQQGALFSSLTVRQNIQFPVREYLRVSQRLMDEIMVAKLVMVGLKPEVADRYPSELSGGMIKRVALARALALDPELVFLDEPTSGLDPIGAGDFDELVRTLQRTLGLTVFMVTHDLDSLYTACDRIAVLGNGKIIAAGSIADMKASQHPWLQQYFNGKRARAVVA